The Sphaerochaeta globosa str. Buddy region TGAGAAAGGCTGCTTGCCCACATCAGGGTGGCTCTTGCATCGTAATCCTTACTGTCCACTTTCAGCTTTATTGCAGCTTGGATGACTGAACGCAGGAGAGCTTCAGCCATCTGGTCCGTCAGGTCCATGCTTGGACCGTTGATGAAATACCGCTCGATGGTATGCATCATAATATCAACAGCTCCGCTCATGGTTTGATAGGCGGGCAGGGTGTAGGTCAGCTCAGGATTCATAATGGCAAATCTGCAGCGTGAAGAGTCGTGGTTGGCCCCGCGCTTGAGATTCCCGTCCTCGTTGGTGATGACCGAGGAGTTGCTCATCTCACTGCCGGCAGCGGCAATGGTCAGCACTGCACCGATGGGATAACAACCCTGGATCGGACGGCTCTGGTCATAGAAATCCCAAACCTCGCCGTCGTGGTAAAGACCGTATCCGATGGCCTTGGCTGAATCGATTACCGATCCTCCGCCCACGGCCAAGAGGAAGTCCACTCCTTCCTTTTTGCACAGCTCAATACCCTCATGCACCTTGCTCAGCCTTGGATTGGGAACTACGCCACCCAAGGTGACATACTGAATTCCCGCTTTCGCAAGCGAAGAGGTGACACGATCAAGCAAGCCGGATTTCTTGGCGCTTTCCGATCCATAATGGACCAAGACTTTTTTGCATCCTTCTTTTGCGATAAGCGAACCGACTTCCGATTCGGTATTCTTGCCGAACATGACTTTGGTTGGGGTATAGTACGTAAAATCTGAGATCATGCAATCCTCCGTTAGTATCCTAGGCTCTCACCGACGATGAGAACTTTCATTCTTCCCTGTATTTGCTGATGGGAAAAGACAACGTAATTTGAGCAGATGGTATGTTCGCAGGCTCCGCCACTCAACGCCATTAGATGCCTGTCATCGCAACCGGCATTGATGCACTTTCCG contains the following coding sequences:
- a CDS encoding iron-containing alcohol dehydrogenase, whose amino-acid sequence is MISDFTYYTPTKVMFGKNTESEVGSLIAKEGCKKVLVHYGSESAKKSGLLDRVTSSLAKAGIQYVTLGGVVPNPRLSKVHEGIELCKKEGVDFLLAVGGGSVIDSAKAIGYGLYHDGEVWDFYDQSRPIQGCYPIGAVLTIAAAGSEMSNSSVITNEDGNLKRGANHDSSRCRFAIMNPELTYTLPAYQTMSGAVDIMMHTIERYFINGPSMDLTDQMAEALLRSVIQAAIKLKVDSKDYDARATLMWASSLSHNGLMGCGNSQRGDWAPHQLEHEMGGMFDVAHGAGLSAVWIAWATYVYQHNAARFARFGEKVLLLQRSGDDTKDALKTIDAMQNFFRSIDMPTNFAELGIEPTEAQIEEMAEKATFFGKRTLGNVLVLGKEEIRAIYQLAASMDQR